AGTCGGCGATCCGCTCCAGGTGGTCATTTAGGTCAATGTAGAACGGAACGTTTTCCTCGGAGATGTCAAAGGAATAGCGTCCATTGACACTGGCAAAAATCCGCTTTTGCGGCAGAATGACGCGACGAATCAGGATAATCGTCCGCTTGAGAGCGAGGAATTCTTCCGTAATTTCTTCCATCTGGTGATCGAAGATTTCATCTTCCAATTCGTCAATCCGCACGCTGATACGATCCATGATCGGAAAGTACTCGTCTGTAATTCCGTCAACAATGGCATAAAGCAAATAATCAGGGCCGCGATTCAGGTATGAAATGTTGCGGTGGCAGATCGAGGCGATACGTCCGATGGTATTCATCGGCGATTTATGGATCGTAACGATGTAGTTGGGCCCGAGAAACACGTTCAGTTCTACCGTTGTGATTTCATCATCGCTCTCTTCGTTATAGCGCAAGGCGTGAAACACGAAGAAACAATAATCATCGTATTTGTCCACCTTGGCGCGAGGGCTCACATGCAGGCAGTCCTCAATGGCCAGCGGGTGAAAATCAAAAATCTTAGCAATGTACTGCAGCTCACTGTTGCCCACGTCGTACAGATCGATCCAGAGCAAATCCTCCGGCGATTTCAGAAATTGGTCCTTTTGGCTAAGGTCCACGTCATGATACATCTTCTGTTCCGAGTGGTTGTAGAAGTAGGTTTTAATCATGTATCCTCACCCCCCGTCTGGTTCCTCATCCATTCTACGAAAATTCTTCATGATGTTCAACGCGAAGATGAATACCGGGACCAAGCCTCTCATATAGATGGTACAAACTTGACGAGTTAGGAGGGTTTTCCTTGCGGAGTGCTTCCACCTCAGTCTTTGCCGGTCTGCTGTACACGCTCGGCCTGGTCCTGGTAGGCGCCCTGATCGTCGCCTTGCTGCTCTCATTCACCTCGATCCGCGAAAGCTCGCTGCCCTATTTTACCTATGTCATTAATACAATCGGCCTGTTGGTCGGCGGTTATGTAACCGGCCGGCGCTGTGGTGGCAAGGGCTGGTACTACGGCGGGCTGACTGGACTTTTTTACTTCCTGCTGGTGCTGTTGATCGGCTTTTTGGGATTCGATGCGCCGATGCAGTGGGGAACGCTGTTCTACCTGATTGGCGCATTCGTCATGGCCTCCATCGGGGGAATCTTCGGCGTCAACGCCTCCTCCAGCAGCAGATAGGTGCTATGCGGTCTATCATGGGTAAAAAAAGAGGGCTTCCGCTCAGATGCGGCGGGCCCTCTCTTTTTTACTCATTTATTTGTTTTCTTCTTTGGCTTCTTTGGCTTCTTTGGATTCTGCCGCCGCCGGTTCATTGCTGCTGGCTACCACGCTGTTGATGGCGCCGCGGTCGAAGGTGACGTTGACGTTGTGGGCAATGCGCAGCGTAACGGTGTCGTCGCCTATGTCCTGAATGGTCCCGTGAACGCCGCCAATGGTCACGACCTTGTCACCCTTTTTCAGCGAGGCCAGCATTGCATTGCGCTGCTTTTGGCGCTTCTGCTGCGGGCGGATCAAGAGGAAATAGAAAATCGCAAACATGATAATAATCGGTAAAAAGCTTTGGATACCTTCCATGGGAGTCCTCCTTAAAAAGATCTATCTTCACTCAACCCATATTGAGCGAAAAACTGGTCTCGAAAATCGCCGAGGCGGTCTTCGGCTATCGCCTGACGCACCTCTTTCATCAGATTGACCAAAAAGTGCAAGTTGTGATACGTGGTCAGCCTGATGCCAAATGTCTCTTCCGCCTTCACGAGATGACGGATGTACGCCCGGGTGTAATTTTTGCAGGTGTAGCATTCGCAATGCGGGTCGAGCGGACCGAAGTCGCGGGCGTACTTGGCATTGCGGATCACCAGTCTGCCCTGGCTCGTCATGCATGTCCCATTGCGGGCGATCCGGGTGGGCAGAACGCAGTCAAACATGTCGATCCCGCGCATGGCCCCCTCGATCAAGGCGTCCGGCGAGCCGACCCCCATCAGGTAGCGAGGCTTGCCCGTGGGCAGAAGCGGAACCGTATGCTCAAGAATCTCATACATCAACGGGAATGGCTCACCCACGCTCAATCCCCCGATGGCGTATCCCGGAAAATCCATGGATACAAGATCCTTGGCGCTTTGCTCCCGCAGGTCCTTGTACATGCCTCCCTGCACAATTCCGAAGAGCGCCTGTTCATTCGGTCTGGCATGTGCCTTCAGGCAGCGCTCCGCCCATCTGCTGGTACGCTCCATGGATTGCTTCACATAGTCGTACTCGGCCGGATAGGGGGCGCATTCGTCGAAAGCCATAAAGATATCGGCACCCAAGGCATTCTGGATCTGGGTCGCTTCTTCCGGACCGATGAACAGCTTTTCTCCGTTCAGGTGGGAGCGGAAGGAAACGCCCTCTTCCGTGATCTTGCGCAGATTGCTGAGACTGAACACCTGAAACCCGCCCGAGTCGGTCAAGACGGCGCGGTCCCAGTTCATAAACCCGTGCAAACCGCCTGCTTCCCTGACGATTTCATGGCCGGGCCGCAAAAAAAGGTGATAGGTATTGCTGAGGATAATACCGGCCCCGATTGCTTTCAGTTCTTCGGGACTCATGGTTTTTACCGTCGCTTGTGTACCCACCGGCATAAATACAGGAGTGTCGATGGTCCCATGCGGCGTATGCAGCTTTCCGAGGCGGGCCCCGGTTTGCTTGCAAGTCTTGATCAGTTCATAGCGGACAGCCAAATTATGTACACTCCTCAAGAATGTAATTCTTTCCTATTATATAGAAACGGCTTGGATAGCACAAGAAAAAACCGGGTTTCCCCGGTTAGATCAGCAGCATCGCATCACCAAAGCTGAAGAAACGGTACTCCTCCCGGATGGCTTCCTCGTAGGCCCGCCGGATATGCTCCTGTCCGGCGAGAGCGCTGACCAGCATGACCAGGCTTGATTTGGGAAGATGGAAATTGGTCAAAAGGCCGTCGATGATCGCGAATTGATACCCCGGATAAATAAAGATATCCGTCCAACCCGATTCTTCCTCCAGCCTTCCTCCGTGCCGCGTCCCCACCGTCTCGAGTGTCCGGCAGGAAGTGGTTCCGACCGCGATGACGCGTCTTCCCTCCGCCTTCGCCGCATTCACCAGCTCGGCGGTCCGGGCCGGAATTTCATAGTATTCGCTGTGCATCACATGCTCTTCCACCACGTCTGCGGTAACCGGACGAAAGGTCCCAAGACCTACATGCAAGGTCACATAAGCGAGCTGCACACCCCCCGCCTCCAACTGGCGCAAATATTCCTCCGTGAAATGAAGGCCGGCCGTAGGCGCAGCTGCCGAGCCGCGCTCCCTGGCGTAGACGGTCTGGTAGCGCTCCCGGTCGTCGAGCTGCTCGTGTATATAAGGCGGCAGCGGCATGGAGCCCAGCTGGTCGAGGATCTCGTAAAAGATTCCTTCGTAGTGAAAACGGACAATCCGGCCGCCCGTCTCCGTAGTCTCTTCGCAGACACAGCGCAGCAGACCTTCTCCAAAGATGATTTCCGTCCCCGGCTTGACCCGTTTGCCTGGCTTGACCAGGGTCTCCCAGCGGTCCTCTCCCAAGGATTTCAGCAGCAATACTTCGATCTTGGCTCCCGTATCCGCTTTTTCTCCGATCAGCCGGGCCGGGAGAACGCGACTGTCATTCAAAACCAGGACATCGCCTGCCCGCAGGTACTCTTTCAGATCGGTAAAGCGACGGTGAGACAGCTCGCCCGTCCGCTTGTCCATCACCAGCAATCGCGAAGCAGTACGGTCTGGCAGCGGGTGCTGGGCGATTAATCTCTCCGGCAATTCAAAATCAAACTGTTTGACGTCCACAACTTCTGACTCCTCATCACTCAGTTCACATGTCAATTCCATCTATTCTCAATCAATATTTTTCGATTGACACGTCCTGGTAGTAGTGTTGCAAGATTTCCCGATAGTCATACCCATTTTCCGCCATTGCTTTGGCACCGTACTGGGATACGCCCAGCCCGTGTCCAAAGCCGGTGCCCTCGAACAGGAACATCTGCTGCTTCGAGGCCGTCCGGATGGCATTCTCCGCGCCCAGAATCAGATATTGATCCTGGTATCCGTTGGCTGGCATCGCGCCGTAGCTGTCAGCGCCGACCGCCATGAGCGAACTGTGCTTGGGGTAGTTCGTCTGCTTTCCGTCCGCTCCCAGCACCGTGACGCTGCCCATTTCGATCACATCGAATTTGGTGCTGCGCAGGGCTGCCCCGCCCTGCTGGAAGATCGAACGGTGCGCATCCGGAGAAGAGACTTTCAGCGGCTGTCCATTTGCTTCCATCTCGATCACCCGGCCCGATTCGCCCCGCTCAGTGACGCGCAAGGTCTCGACGACGCCGCTGATCCGCGGGCCCTTGTTTCGCTCCTGACTCGCGTTGATCATCGCGGTAACCTCTTCGGCCGTATACGGTCCTCTCGTCCAGCTGTACGCATTCTCTTCGGCAACCTCGCGGACAATCGTCACCGCCGTACCCGCGGGCAATGTGGTCAGTACCCGGTGATAGGCCGTACTCGGTCCGGAGCGCAAATTGCTGTTCGCGGTTTGGACCACGCCTTCCCGGAATCCGAGCGAATTTGCACTGTCAAAGGCCTCTACCAGATCGCTCCGCAGATAGCCGATCGTCCCGTCAGCCAGCGATACCTGATACCAGCGGGCCGCTTTTTTCGCCGGCTCGCTGTCATCGCTGCGAATGGAACGGAGGTATGGCACATCATTGCCCCAGACCTCCTCGCCGGCAGCTGTCATACCCCCGGCGTTGGAGTAGTACAGCGCTTCTGCTACCTTCCCGCGGTAGAAAATGACTTCGCCCTCTGTTTCATCGACGGCCTCCCGCGTGTCTCTGGACTCCTTTTCGAAGCCGTAATAAGCCTGCTCATACACTGTGTCGGACAAGTTGGCGATCCCGTATTTATTCCCCTGGGCCACAGCTCTCGTGCGGGCAAGCACGGCCTGTGCCTTTAACGCCTCCAGCGGCCATCCCGGCGCCATTTCGGAGCCGACGACACTATAGAGGTATTCTTCCATTTTCAGTTCATTGATGACCGCCAGATTCCCTTTGTATTCCGACAGCTCGATCGATCCCCGGTACTTTCGCTGCCCCCGCTCCTCTACGCCGATGAGCGACCGCGAGCCGTCTTTTGCCGATTTTGCTTCGAGTGTCGTTTTTGGGGAAAGGACGTATTTCCAGACACCTGCCGAGCCGATCAGGTCCTTTTTCATGACGACGTAGGAGGGGCTGCTCGCTTCCCGAAAGGTAAAGCCGGGGAATTCTGCCGACGCTTTCCGCGCCAGCTTCTGGGCCGCCTCTTTGCTCACCTCGTCTCCGATCCACACCGCATAGGAGAGCTTGCGACCCTCCTGCAGAAAAACGGGGTAGGCCGGAATATTGGCCGAGGCGAACGCCGCTTGCCAGTCCAGTGCTTCGTTCAGACTGGTAAAGCGCCCCGCCTCCAGCCGCATCGGTCCTTTGACCGCGGATGGCTGTCCCGTTGCCTGCTCGATCGCCCGCGCTTGTGCGATGGCGGCTTGATACGTATCATAGGTTCCGCTGACCACCTGATAGACGCGCTTTCCGCCCAGCTCAGCCAGCTGAATCGAAGCATCGATCTTTCGCTGGCTCAGCTGTTGGGCGGCTTGCTGGGCACGCGTCAGGTCGCCAGTCTCTACGGCCTGGACATAGAACTCGTCTACGCGCACCCGGGCCGTCTCTCCACCCAGCGAGGGGATTTTCGCGGTGCCTTCCTGTGCCCGCATGGACACCTCCAGCCCTCCCTCCGCCGTCAAGGTTACTGCGGGGACTACGCCCCGATAGCCCTGTCCATTGTCGATAAACAGCGCAACCCGGATCGTATCGGATGCTGCCCCGGCAGGCGTCTGCCCAGCCAAAAGCACCAACGATAACAGGCCCGCTAAAAGGACTCTTCCCATCTTCCGCTTCCACATGACGTCTGTCCTTCCTCTCACCTGTATAGTTACTTTTCGAATGGAAATTTGATTGGAACATCAAACTTTTTGGCACGAACTCTCATGATGTTCGACAATTTTCCCCAGACTCCTGCTCCACCAAGCGTATTTGGGACTTGAGACGCAATGAAAAAGGCATGGGGACAAGGATATTGCCGCAGGTATGACACCCTCCCAAGCACAAAAAAAATCGGCGCCTAGGGTATCCGGCGCCGAAACTAGAAACTGCTTGTCCAGTATGTTTATTAATATCCCGGGTCAATGTCAAAGGTAGTAATCGGTGCACTTGGTCTGGAAGCCGTAGCACCAGCATCTTTTGTAGCTCCTAAAACAGGTGTTACCATCGTGATTGTCATCAGCAGCACCAAAATACCGGTCAGAATCTTTTTCATACCATCTGCCTCCTTTGGGTTGTTTTCAAGCTACTCTTACTATGCCATAAAATTGAAAGTTTTTCCATATCTTCTGGAGAAAGTTTTTCCCCGTAGTTGAGATGCTCTGCCATGATCAAGCCGACGCATTCGGAGACAGACGAGTACGCTCCGATTTGACGGTAGTGGGACAGGCTTTCAAACAAGCTGTCCATGCCTTCCCGGAACATGCCCTGCTCCAGCAGGTAGACGCCTTTGCGCTTCATGTACATCGCCACGTGCTCCAGCTTCTTGGGCGTATTCATCTCAAGCGGCAGGAAGTGGCTCTCCCGTTCGAACAGTCCCTTCATCCCCTCGACATCCTCGATGCTGGCATAGCATTCCAAAAGATCAGTCGCAATCGCAATCCGGGTCTCACTCTCTGCTTCTGACAGACACAGCTCCAAGCCGGCGATCGCCTCGTCGTATTCTCCCTTTTGGGCATGCAGCTGGGCACGCAGATAGCGGATGTGGTTGGCTTTCGCGTAGCCGCTCTTTTCGTACTTTTTCAAGTAGAGTTCCGCCAAAATGGCATCCCCCATATTGATGTACGAATTGGTGATGGCCAGCAGGGCCGAAGCCATCAATTCGTTCTCCTCCGAATCTCCGGAGATCCCCTGTCGGCACAGGTGAATACAGTCGTCATAATACTTCAAGGCGTAGGCTTGCAAACCGAGTCGGTAGTAAGCGTTTACCCGCTCGGACACCGTCAGATACTCGATGTACGACAACAATTCCTTGCCTCTGCGGTACGTTTCTTCCATCCGGGAAAAATCATACCGCTCGATAAAATAGCGCTCCAGCAGCGCTTTGGCCTGGTAAAACGGAATCCCCTGTTTTTTCGTGCAATCAATAATCATGTCGTAAATCGTAATTTTGATCTCTTCGTCTTCGGTCTCCCTCGTCACTTGCAGCAGGTAATCAAGGGCAAAGAACGTATTGATTTTGGTAGATTCCAAAAGCTTTCTGGCGGCTTTGCGGACGATGTGCCGATCTGTATACGCGATCGCTTCTGCCAACAGGAACTTTAGGACGTCAGCCCGCTCTGAAATATCCAAATACAAAGCGATGACACGTTCATAAGGAATGTCCAGTTCGGAGGCAATCTTTTTCCAAGTCGTAAACCCTGGCCTTTTCGTCTCTCCCGACTCAATTCGTGCAAGAACACTGCGGCTGATCCCTGTTCGTTCGGACAATTCTTGCAATGACAGGTTTGCCCGATAACGGTGCGCTTTCATGGACTCCGAAAACGACATCGCTACGCCCCCTACGTCTCTTTTTCATCCCCATAAAATGTAAAAATCAACAAAATGATATCATATTTCCGATAATAGGACAAGAAAAGAGCCCGCGCAATAACAGTCAGCGGGCCGTTCCAAACAATTACTTAAACAGGCGAAACAAATAAGTAGCCAGAGACAGCACGATGCTGATGACGATACAGGTGACGATGGGAAAGTAGAATTTGACGTTTTCCTTTTCCACGACGATGTCACCTGGCAGGCGGCCGAGAGGGAGGAACCTCCCCCCCACTTGCCACAAGAGGCCAATTACAATCAGCACAGCTCCCCCGATGATGAGCAGTTTGGCAACCGGATTCATGCTTTTTTCATCTCCCGACCAAAATGTTCGTAGGCAGCAGGGGTCGCGACCCGTCCTCTCGGGGTGCGCTGGATAAACCCGATCTGAAGCAAATACGGCTCACAGACATCTTCTATCGTCTGACTCTCTTCGCCGATCGTGGCTGCGATGGTATCGAGCCCTACCGGTCCGCCGTCAAACCGGTCGATGATCGCCAGGAGCAGCTTGTGGTCGATGTGATCGAGACCGCAGGCATCCACCTGCAGACGCTCCAACGCTTCCCGGGCGATTTCGGCCGTGACCACTCCCTCCCCCTGTACCTGGGCAAAATCCCTCACCCGCTTCAGCAGGCGATTGGCCACGCGCGGCGTCCCCCGAGAGCGTTTGGCAATCTCCACGGCGCCGTCTTCCTTCATCCCGATCTGCAAAATATCCGCTGCCCGGCTGACGATGAAGGTCAATTCCGGCACCGTGTAAAATTCCAGGCGATTGACGACGCCAAAACGGTCGCGGAGCGGCGAGGAGAGCATCCCCGCACGGGTCGTGGCGCCTACCAGGGTGAAGGGCGGCAAATCCAGCCGGACGCTGCGGGCGCTCGGCCCTTTGCCGATGATGATGTCGAGGGCAAAGTCCTCCATGGCCGGGTAGAGCACCTCTTCTACGCTGCGATTCAGACGGTGGATCTCGTCGATAAACAGCACATCGCCTTCCTGGAGGTTGGTCAGGATGGCAGCCAGATCCCCCGGACGTTCGATCGCCGGCCCCGACGTGGTGCGAATGCTGACGCCCAATTCATTGGCGATAATTTGCGAAAGAGTGGTTTTGCCAAGTCCCGGCGGCCCGTACAGCAAGACATGGTCCAGCGCTTCTTTCCGCATTTTGGCCGCTTCGATAAATACTTTCAAATTATCTTTTGCCTGCTGCTGCCCGATGTATTCATGCAGATAACGAGGGCGAAGACTCAGCTCTGCCGCATCCTCTTCCCAGTTCATCTGTGTCGTAATGATGCGTTCATCCACTTCGCTACCCCCTCATAAACAAGGAAAGCCCCTGCTTGATCAGTTGCTCGACGGTCGAGCCGTTTTTCGCTCCCTCGGAAAGCGCCCCGCGAATTTTCTGGATTTCCAGATCGGAATAGCCGAGCGCCTGCAGGGCATCCTGCGCTTCCTGCAGGACTTGTGCGGCTGTTTCTCCCACTTGCAATTCGGTTGCGGCCACGGTCTGGAAAACAGACGGGGTAAAGCCGGACAGCTTATCCTTGAGATCGAGAATGATCCGCTGCGCGGTCTTTTTCCCAATCCCCGGAAACTTCGTCAGGTACGTGACATTTTCCTGTTGGACGGCCATGACAATCTGTTCTGGCGTGGCTGCCGACAGGATGGCCAGGCCTCCCTTCGGACCGATGCCGGACACGTCCAACAATTTTCGAAACAGATCACGCTCGTCCCGCGTCGGGAATCCGTAGAGCAAAATGGCATCCTCACGTACGTGGTGATGCGTGTAGAGCTTGGTCTTGGTCCCCTCATACCTGACAAAATGATAGGGATTGGGACAGAACAGACGGTAGCCGATGCCGCCCGCTTCCAGGACCACGTATTCGGAATCGAGATAGGCAAGCGTCCCTTCCACAAAATCAATCATGTTGTTGCTCCTTCCACAAGGGAAATGAATGCCCGCATCTGGGCATGCGTGATGGCGATGCCGAGCGCGTCCGCCACGTCGTCCGGCTTGGGCACCTCTTTTAGCCGGAGCAGCATCTTCGTCATTTCCTGGATTTGTTTTTTCTCCGCTCCGCCATATCCGGTCACGGCTTGCTTGACCTGCATCGGCGTATACTCGTAGATGGGGATCCCCGCCAGTTCCGCAGCGAGCAGAATCACCCCCCGGGCCTGGCCGACGGTAAACGCTGTCGTGACGTTTCGGTTGAAGAACAGCTTTTCCACGGCCATCTCGTCGGGCTTGTATGTATCGAGCAAGGTTTGCATGGCTTCAAAGATTTGCTTCAAACGCAGCGGGACGGGCAAGCCCGCTTCGGTCTGGATGCTTCCGTATTGAACTGGCTTCAGCTGACTTCCCTGTTTGTCGATGACGCCGAAACCGACAATGGCAATTCCCGGGTCGATCCCGATGATTTTCATGGCTTACAACTCCAGGCAGAAGGATTTCTGTCTTTTACTGTACCACAAAGCTGGAAAAAAGCGAACGTGCATTTCCATAGATGCGATTGATTCGCAGGACATCATGCCACAAAAATTATCTGAATATAGGGAAAAGTTGAAACCCGGGACATAAGCGGGGCAATGTAGTGTTAACCGTACGGCAAGATTAACCGGATGCTGGGCAGTGCTTCTTCTCACTCAGCGAAAATCCCGGCCCTACTTCGGAACTGCCCCAAGAAAAAACCCGTTCCCCGATCGCGGGAACGGATCTTCATCGGCGGCAGCTAATGTTTGTTCATCCCAAGCGCGTCAGCCTCGTCATGCTGCATGTGTGCGTACTCATCCACATCATTTCGCATCTCTTCCCGAATCTGGTTGATCTGACGATAGTTCAGCTTGTTGTGCCCCTGGTTCAATTGAACGTACAAACGCTGATGGAATTGGTCTTTGTAGCTTCCTCTTGGCATCGAAGACATGCTGAAAGACTCCTCCTCTGCCCGCCGTATGTCATCAGTATGATGTAAGAAGCCCGCCCTTATGATGGCAACATTTGTTCAGCCCCCTGTACGCCTCCCCATGCAGACTCCTATCCGCTTCCGCACAAACTACCTGCAGAGAACGAAAATGATGCTGCATACGGAGGTGAATCGGTTGGCGAAACGAAAAGCGGCCCGCCCGTTTTTGCTCCTGCTTGCCATTGTTTGTCTTTTCTTATCCAGTACGAATCCGTCCGAGGCGGCCAAACAGCAGGCTGACGAAATCGCGATCAGCGTCCGGGTCTCTCCGGCGTCTTCACATGTCTCCCGGCTTACGGTTCGACCTGCCAAAAGCTTGATCCGCTCCATTTTGAAAAGTCCGGAAGCCCCCGCCGGTGCGCCTCCCCATCCCGTACGGGCGACGGTGGAGATAAAAGGAACGCGCTATTTCCTCGGTTATGACGGGGCTTTCCATGATCCGGCGCACCGAAAAAACATCCGCTTGCCGGCGGCGACCTATCGCCAATTGGACCAGCACGTCACCCTGCTCGAAAGCAGCCACTACGGAAAGCAGCTTCCCTGGGACGAGGTGCGCCAGCACTTTCGACGGATGAGCCACGCTACCGTGATCGACCTGGAGACGGGAGAGCAATTTCGCGTCCAGCGCCGGGCGGGAAGCAGACACGCCGACGTGCAGCCGCTCACCCGCGAAGACACCCGCACGATGAAACAGATCTACCAGGGGAAATGGAGCTGGAAAAGACGGGCCATCCTCGTTTATATCAATGGCACACACTACGCCGCCTCGATGCACGGGATGCCGCACGGAGCCGGAGCGATCCAGGGCAATCAGTTCCCCGGCCATTTCTGCATCCATTTTCAGGGCAGCTCCACCCATCGCAAAACAGAGCCCGATCCCAGCCATAGCCTGATGATTCTCAAGGCTTCCGGAAAGCTCTATGAAACGATCAACGCCGCTTTGCCGGAGCAGCTGGCCGATTATTTCCTGACGTCTCTGCACGAGCATGACCACTATGCCTTGAGTCTGACGACCGCCAGCGAATCGCTGCCCGCCACATTGACGGGAATCCAGTCGATCAAGCGCAGCAACCCTTATGAGCAGCATGAAGCGGAGCCACTCCTTGAGATCGAGCTGGCGGTCCGGGTGGACTATCTGGATCAACGCGGACGGGAGCATAAAGACACCTGGGCGTTCACCATCGCCCGGCTGTCGCCATGTGACCCCTGGAAAATCGTAGAGGTCCTGCCGGAATCACATAAGAGGCTGTCCCGTGGATGAACAGGACAGCCTCTTATTCATCTCCCGCCCCGATCTGAAACTCGCCAAAGGTGGACAAGACGCTGTTGTACTCTGCCAGATCGCGAATGCGAATCCCTTTTTTCAGCGAGGCGATCTCTTCTGGCGAGAGCCGGGCCTCCATTTTTTCTGTGCTGATCCGGTAAAAGGTTTGTATCACTTCCGCTTCTTCCGGCAAGCCGTGAAAGAGCGTCAGCATGCCGTCTGCGGAAATTCCGATGTAGCCGTTCTCCTTGCATTCCGGAGCGAGGTCGTTTTCCCGCTTTAACAGGATCAGCTTGTCCGGCTCGGCCGCTACGATTTCCCACCCCTGATGGGCGGTCAACGTCTGCGCCACCTCGCTGCGCGGGACTTTCGTCACTTCTTCCGTCTTCACTCCGCATA
This sequence is a window from Brevibacillus composti. Protein-coding genes within it:
- the yajC gene encoding preprotein translocase subunit YajC → MEGIQSFLPIIIMFAIFYFLLIRPQQKRQKQRNAMLASLKKGDKVVTIGGVHGTIQDIGDDTVTLRIAHNVNVTFDRGAINSVVASSNEPAAAESKEAKEAKEENK
- a CDS encoding SpoIID/LytB domain-containing protein, whose product is MWKRKMGRVLLAGLLSLVLLAGQTPAGAASDTIRVALFIDNGQGYRGVVPAVTLTAEGGLEVSMRAQEGTAKIPSLGGETARVRVDEFYVQAVETGDLTRAQQAAQQLSQRKIDASIQLAELGGKRVYQVVSGTYDTYQAAIAQARAIEQATGQPSAVKGPMRLEAGRFTSLNEALDWQAAFASANIPAYPVFLQEGRKLSYAVWIGDEVSKEAAQKLARKASAEFPGFTFREASSPSYVVMKKDLIGSAGVWKYVLSPKTTLEAKSAKDGSRSLIGVEERGQRKYRGSIELSEYKGNLAVINELKMEEYLYSVVGSEMAPGWPLEALKAQAVLARTRAVAQGNKYGIANLSDTVYEQAYYGFEKESRDTREAVDETEGEVIFYRGKVAEALYYSNAGGMTAAGEEVWGNDVPYLRSIRSDDSEPAKKAARWYQVSLADGTIGYLRSDLVEAFDSANSLGFREGVVQTANSNLRSGPSTAYHRVLTTLPAGTAVTIVREVAEENAYSWTRGPYTAEEVTAMINASQERNKGPRISGVVETLRVTERGESGRVIEMEANGQPLKVSSPDAHRSIFQQGGAALRSTKFDVIEMGSVTVLGADGKQTNYPKHSSLMAVGADSYGAMPANGYQDQYLILGAENAIRTASKQQMFLFEGTGFGHGLGVSQYGAKAMAENGYDYREILQHYYQDVSIEKY
- the corA gene encoding magnesium/cobalt transporter CorA, producing MIKTYFYNHSEQKMYHDVDLSQKDQFLKSPEDLLWIDLYDVGNSELQYIAKIFDFHPLAIEDCLHVSPRAKVDKYDDYCFFVFHALRYNEESDDEITTVELNVFLGPNYIVTIHKSPMNTIGRIASICHRNISYLNRGPDYLLYAIVDGITDEYFPIMDRISVRIDELEDEIFDHQMEEITEEFLALKRTIILIRRVILPQKRIFASVNGRYSFDISEENVPFYIDLNDHLERIADSTETFRDLVNGALDTYYTIISAKTTETMRVLTIISTIILPLTFITGLFGMNTFSWLGEEAEPYMLIVALTVMITMTFVMLHIFRKRKWL
- a CDS encoding DUF2905 domain-containing protein, which translates into the protein MNPVAKLLIIGGAVLIVIGLLWQVGGRFLPLGRLPGDIVVEKENVKFYFPIVTCIVISIVLSLATYLFRLFK
- the ruvB gene encoding Holliday junction branch migration DNA helicase RuvB gives rise to the protein MDERIITTQMNWEEDAAELSLRPRYLHEYIGQQQAKDNLKVFIEAAKMRKEALDHVLLYGPPGLGKTTLSQIIANELGVSIRTTSGPAIERPGDLAAILTNLQEGDVLFIDEIHRLNRSVEEVLYPAMEDFALDIIIGKGPSARSVRLDLPPFTLVGATTRAGMLSSPLRDRFGVVNRLEFYTVPELTFIVSRAADILQIGMKEDGAVEIAKRSRGTPRVANRLLKRVRDFAQVQGEGVVTAEIAREALERLQVDACGLDHIDHKLLLAIIDRFDGGPVGLDTIAATIGEESQTIEDVCEPYLLQIGFIQRTPRGRVATPAAYEHFGREMKKA
- the tgt gene encoding tRNA guanosine(34) transglycosylase Tgt → MAVRYELIKTCKQTGARLGKLHTPHGTIDTPVFMPVGTQATVKTMSPEELKAIGAGIILSNTYHLFLRPGHEIVREAGGLHGFMNWDRAVLTDSGGFQVFSLSNLRKITEEGVSFRSHLNGEKLFIGPEEATQIQNALGADIFMAFDECAPYPAEYDYVKQSMERTSRWAERCLKAHARPNEQALFGIVQGGMYKDLREQSAKDLVSMDFPGYAIGGLSVGEPFPLMYEILEHTVPLLPTGKPRYLMGVGSPDALIEGAMRGIDMFDCVLPTRIARNGTCMTSQGRLVIRNAKYARDFGPLDPHCECYTCKNYTRAYIRHLVKAEETFGIRLTTYHNLHFLVNLMKEVRQAIAEDRLGDFRDQFFAQYGLSEDRSF
- a CDS encoding TIGR04086 family membrane protein, coding for MRSASTSVFAGLLYTLGLVLVGALIVALLLSFTSIRESSLPYFTYVINTIGLLVGGYVTGRRCGGKGWYYGGLTGLFYFLLVLLIGFLGFDAPMQWGTLFYLIGAFVMASIGGIFGVNASSSSR
- a CDS encoding helix-turn-helix domain-containing protein translates to MSFSESMKAHRYRANLSLQELSERTGISRSVLARIESGETKRPGFTTWKKIASELDIPYERVIALYLDISERADVLKFLLAEAIAYTDRHIVRKAARKLLESTKINTFFALDYLLQVTRETEDEEIKITIYDMIIDCTKKQGIPFYQAKALLERYFIERYDFSRMEETYRRGKELLSYIEYLTVSERVNAYYRLGLQAYALKYYDDCIHLCRQGISGDSEENELMASALLAITNSYINMGDAILAELYLKKYEKSGYAKANHIRYLRAQLHAQKGEYDEAIAGLELCLSEAESETRIAIATDLLECYASIEDVEGMKGLFERESHFLPLEMNTPKKLEHVAMYMKRKGVYLLEQGMFREGMDSLFESLSHYRQIGAYSSVSECVGLIMAEHLNYGEKLSPEDMEKLSILWHSKSSLKTTQRRQMV
- the queA gene encoding tRNA preQ1(34) S-adenosylmethionine ribosyltransferase-isomerase QueA is translated as MDVKQFDFELPERLIAQHPLPDRTASRLLVMDKRTGELSHRRFTDLKEYLRAGDVLVLNDSRVLPARLIGEKADTGAKIEVLLLKSLGEDRWETLVKPGKRVKPGTEIIFGEGLLRCVCEETTETGGRIVRFHYEGIFYEILDQLGSMPLPPYIHEQLDDRERYQTVYARERGSAAAPTAGLHFTEEYLRQLEAGGVQLAYVTLHVGLGTFRPVTADVVEEHVMHSEYYEIPARTAELVNAAKAEGRRVIAVGTTSCRTLETVGTRHGGRLEEESGWTDIFIYPGYQFAIIDGLLTNFHLPKSSLVMLVSALAGQEHIRRAYEEAIREEYRFFSFGDAMLLI